The following are encoded together in the Pseudomonas sp. IB20 genome:
- the znuB gene encoding zinc ABC transporter permease subunit ZnuB, translating to MADFLLYALLAGLALALVAGPLGSFVVWRRMAYFGDTLSHAALLGVAMGFLLDVSPTIAVTVGCLLLAVLLVTLQQRQPLASDTLLGILAPSTLSLGLVVLSFMHEVRIDLMAYLFGDLLAISPTDLAWILGGSAAVLLLLVALWRPLLAITVHEELATVEGLPVPALRMTLMLLIAVVIAVAMKIVGVLLITSLLIIPAAAAQRHARSPEQMAIGASLLGMLAVCGGLALSWFKDTPAGPSIVVTAAALFLLSFVLPRRGV from the coding sequence ATGGCTGATTTTCTGCTCTACGCCCTGCTGGCAGGCTTGGCTTTGGCACTGGTGGCGGGCCCATTGGGCTCGTTCGTGGTCTGGCGGCGCATGGCTTACTTCGGCGACACGTTGTCGCACGCCGCGCTGTTGGGCGTGGCCATGGGCTTTTTGCTGGATGTGAGCCCCACCATCGCAGTCACCGTCGGCTGCCTGCTGCTGGCGGTACTGCTGGTGACCCTGCAACAGCGCCAGCCGCTGGCCTCCGACACGCTGCTGGGCATCCTGGCGCCGAGCACCCTGTCCCTGGGCCTGGTGGTACTGAGCTTCATGCATGAGGTGCGCATCGACCTGATGGCTTACCTGTTCGGTGACTTGCTGGCGATCAGCCCCACCGACCTGGCCTGGATCCTCGGCGGCAGCGCCGCGGTGCTGCTCTTGCTGGTGGCCCTGTGGCGCCCATTGCTGGCGATCACCGTGCATGAAGAGCTGGCCACGGTGGAAGGTTTGCCCGTGCCGGCCCTGCGCATGACCCTGATGTTATTGATCGCGGTGGTGATTGCTGTCGCGATGAAGATTGTCGGCGTATTGTTGATTACTTCGCTGCTGATCATTCCCGCAGCCGCCGCCCAGCGCCACGCCCGGTCACCGGAGCAAATGGCGATCGGCGCCAGCCTGTTGGGCATGCTAGCAGTGTGCGGGGGCCTGGCGCTGTCGTGGTTCAAGGACACGCCAGCCGGTCCGTCGATTGTCGTCACGGCGGCCGCCCTCTTTCTGCTGAGTTTTGTCCTGCCCCGTCGAGGGGTGTAG
- a CDS encoding COX15/CtaA family protein has translation MAKPGFRLALFATLLALIVVLLGAYTRLTHAGLGCPDWPGCYGFISVPQSEAQLAHAELHFPDAPVEADKGWAEMTHRYFAGTLGVLIVLLAARSWSHRRDPGQPVKLPLFLLAVVFAQAAFGMWTVTLKLWPQVVTGHLLGGFATLSLLFLLTLRLSGVLPALIVPKRLQYWATAGLVLVIGQIALGGWVSSNYAAVACIDLPTCHGEWWPAADFANGFHLTQHIGPNYLGGQLDSEARTAIHLTHRIGAVLVTLVLLGLAWQLRVVGMTRLAGLLLIALAAQLCLGLSNVYFHLPLPVAVGHNAGGAALLLTLVLVNYHARTSLVRVRHQLPFGWRFIPRKHVSGLITLKGEMPWRP, from the coding sequence ATGGCCAAACCTGGATTTCGCCTCGCGTTGTTTGCCACCTTGCTGGCGCTGATCGTCGTGCTGCTCGGTGCCTATACCCGCCTGACCCACGCGGGCCTCGGTTGCCCAGACTGGCCGGGCTGCTACGGCTTTATCAGCGTGCCGCAAAGCGAAGCCCAGCTGGCGCATGCCGAGCTGCATTTCCCCGATGCGCCAGTGGAGGCTGACAAGGGTTGGGCGGAGATGACCCATCGCTATTTTGCCGGCACCTTGGGTGTGCTGATCGTGCTGCTGGCGGCGCGTTCGTGGAGCCATCGGCGTGATCCGGGCCAGCCGGTGAAGTTGCCGTTGTTCCTGTTGGCGGTAGTGTTTGCCCAGGCAGCGTTCGGCATGTGGACGGTGACGTTGAAGCTGTGGCCGCAAGTGGTCACGGGCCATCTGCTCGGTGGTTTTGCCACCTTGAGCTTGTTGTTTCTGCTGACCCTTCGGCTGTCCGGCGTGCTGCCTGCGTTGATCGTGCCCAAACGCCTGCAATATTGGGCAACCGCCGGGTTGGTGTTGGTGATCGGCCAGATCGCGCTGGGCGGCTGGGTCAGTTCCAACTATGCAGCGGTGGCCTGTATCGATTTGCCCACGTGCCATGGCGAGTGGTGGCCTGCGGCGGACTTTGCTAATGGCTTCCACCTCACCCAACACATCGGCCCCAATTACCTCGGCGGGCAGCTCGACAGTGAAGCGCGCACGGCCATTCACCTGACCCACCGGATCGGCGCGGTGCTGGTCACGCTGGTGCTGTTGGGCTTGGCCTGGCAGTTGCGCGTTGTGGGCATGACCCGGCTCGCGGGCTTGCTGCTGATCGCGCTGGCGGCACAACTCTGTCTGGGTTTGAGCAACGTCTACTTTCACCTGCCGCTGCCGGTTGCAGTCGGCCATAACGCCGGCGGTGCGGCGTTGTTGCTGACGCTGGTGCTGGTCAATTACCACGCGCGCACCAGCCTGGTCCGGGTGCGCCATCAGTTGCCGTTCGGCTGGCGCTTCATTCCACGCAAACACGTTTCGGGCCTCATCACCCTTAAAGGAGAGATGCCATGGCGACCTTGA
- a CDS encoding PA5502 family lipoprotein, with protein sequence MKLFNARYLLLAAFSLLLGACQSTPPAAPEVLDARAAAIAQLEQNLASSELATAEDELAALQTQSPNDPALEAYQRQLAEAYLQRSQIVLQKGDVNAAATALSRARALMPKAPALTGGVNSAISHARKAELDKAEAALKAAEAKPQAKVIDPAAESTTVALNLTDIEELRHQLDAIATDVVNYQCDVTIQAPRTQDYPWLATLLSKRVKRIDSGYDLKIHRQVVKHIPAQIVLTPRKAE encoded by the coding sequence ATGAAGCTGTTCAACGCCCGTTATCTGCTCCTTGCCGCATTTTCCCTGCTGCTGGGCGCCTGTCAAAGCACACCGCCCGCTGCCCCCGAGGTACTGGACGCACGCGCTGCGGCCATCGCGCAGCTGGAGCAAAACCTGGCCAGCAGTGAGCTAGCCACTGCCGAGGATGAGCTGGCCGCTTTGCAGACCCAGTCGCCCAACGATCCGGCTCTGGAAGCTTACCAGCGCCAATTGGCCGAAGCCTACCTGCAGCGCAGCCAGATCGTGCTGCAAAAAGGTGACGTCAACGCCGCCGCCACTGCCCTGAGCCGTGCCCGCGCACTGATGCCCAAGGCCCCGGCGCTGACCGGCGGCGTAAACAGCGCCATCAGCCACGCCCGCAAAGCCGAGTTGGATAAAGCCGAAGCCGCCTTAAAAGCTGCCGAAGCCAAACCACAAGCCAAGGTCATCGACCCGGCCGCTGAAAGCACCACGGTTGCGCTGAACCTCACCGATATCGAAGAACTTCGCCATCAATTGGATGCGATCGCCACCGATGTGGTGAATTACCAATGCGACGTGACCATCCAGGCGCCGCGCACCCAGGATTACCCATGGCTGGCCACGTTGCTGAGCAAACGGGTGAAGCGAATTGATTCGGGATATGACCTGAAAATTCACCGGCAGGTTGTGAAACACATCCCGGCGCAGATTGTGCTGACGCCGCGCAAGGCGGAATAA
- a CDS encoding SCO family protein encodes MTRTQKTVFILVAIVALIMGLTVNKVLSGKGQGDPTALIDAGIILLPQSRQLPPVTMTNQNGQPVVVNELKGKWSLLFFGYTFCPDICPTTLAQLRQIKSELPKEAVDKLQVILVSVDPNRDTPAQLKQYLGYFDPQFEGLTGANVDDVQKVSNAVSIPFIPADTSKPNYTVDHSGNLALIGPDGTQRGFIRAPLNNQKLVAQLPGLLQRK; translated from the coding sequence ATGACTCGAACTCAAAAAACCGTCTTTATCCTGGTGGCCATCGTCGCGTTGATCATGGGCCTGACCGTTAACAAAGTGCTCAGCGGCAAGGGCCAGGGTGACCCCACCGCGCTGATCGACGCCGGCATCATCCTGCTGCCGCAAAGCCGCCAGTTGCCGCCAGTGACCATGACAAACCAGAACGGCCAGCCGGTGGTGGTCAATGAGTTGAAAGGCAAATGGAGCCTGCTGTTCTTCGGCTACACCTTCTGCCCCGACATCTGCCCGACCACCCTCGCTCAACTGCGTCAGATCAAGAGCGAACTGCCCAAAGAGGCTGTGGATAAGTTGCAGGTGATCCTGGTCAGCGTTGACCCAAACCGCGATACCCCGGCTCAGCTCAAGCAGTACCTGGGCTACTTCGACCCGCAGTTCGAAGGCCTGACCGGCGCGAATGTGGACGATGTGCAGAAGGTTTCGAATGCGGTGAGCATTCCGTTCATTCCGGCGGATACCAGCAAGCCCAACTACACCGTCGACCACAGCGGCAACCTGGCGCTGATCGGGCCGGATGGTACGCAGCGCGGGTTTATTCGTGCGCCGTTGAACAATCAAAAGCTGGTGGCGCAGTTGCCAGGGTTGTTGCAGCGTAAGTAA
- a CDS encoding methionine ABC transporter ATP-binding protein encodes MIEFHNVHKTYRVAGKEIPALHPTSLRVENGQVFGLIGHSGAGKSTLLRLINRLEQPSGGQIHVDGEEVTALDANGLRRFRQQVGMIFQHFNLLASKTVADNVALPLTLAGELSRKEIDLRVAELLARVGLSDHAKKYPAQLSGGQKQRVGIARALATKPKILLCDEATSALDPQTTASVLKLLAEINRELKLTIVLITHEMDVIRRVCDQVAVMDDGVIVEQGSVTDVFLHPKHPTTKRFVQEAEQVDEGEQHDVFAHVPGRIVRLTFQGESTYAPLLGTVARETGVDYSILAGRIDHIKDTPYGQLTLAITGGDMEAAFARFTAADVHMEVLR; translated from the coding sequence GTGATCGAGTTTCATAACGTCCATAAAACCTACCGCGTCGCCGGTAAGGAAATCCCCGCCCTGCACCCCACCAGCCTGCGCGTCGAAAACGGCCAGGTGTTCGGCCTCATTGGCCACTCCGGTGCGGGTAAAAGCACCCTGCTGCGCCTGATCAACCGCCTGGAGCAACCCAGCGGTGGGCAGATCCACGTTGACGGTGAAGAAGTCACCGCGCTGGACGCCAACGGCCTGCGCCGCTTCCGCCAGCAAGTCGGGATGATCTTCCAGCACTTCAACCTGCTCGCCTCCAAGACCGTTGCCGACAACGTGGCGCTGCCGCTGACCCTGGCCGGTGAGCTGTCGCGCAAAGAAATCGACCTGCGCGTGGCTGAGTTGCTCGCCCGCGTCGGCCTGTCGGACCACGCCAAGAAGTACCCGGCGCAGTTGTCCGGTGGCCAGAAACAACGCGTCGGCATCGCCCGCGCCCTGGCGACCAAGCCAAAAATCTTGCTGTGCGACGAAGCCACCAGCGCCCTCGACCCGCAGACCACCGCCTCGGTGCTGAAACTGCTGGCCGAGATCAACCGCGAGCTGAAGCTGACCATCGTGCTGATCACCCATGAAATGGACGTGATCCGTCGCGTGTGCGATCAGGTGGCCGTGATGGATGACGGCGTGATCGTCGAGCAAGGCTCGGTGACCGATGTGTTCCTGCACCCCAAGCACCCGACCACCAAGCGCTTTGTGCAAGAAGCCGAGCAGGTCGACGAAGGCGAGCAGCATGACGTGTTCGCCCATGTGCCGGGGCGCATCGTACGCCTGACGTTCCAGGGCGAATCGACTTACGCGCCGCTGCTGGGCACCGTCGCCCGCGAAACGGGGGTGGACTACAGCATCCTTGCCGGTCGCATCGACCACATCAAAGACACCCCCTACGGGCAACTGACCCTGGCCATCACCGGTGGTGACATGGAAGCGGCGTTCGCCCGCTTCACTGCGGCCGATGTGCACATGGAGGTCCTGCGTTAA
- the katE gene encoding catalase HPII yields the protein MSTKKPATPPKSELAGTDTLDRGNTNAKLQALEEFRSDATGQALRTNQGVKISDNQNTLKVGARGPSLLEDFIMREKITHFDHERIPERIVHARGTGAHGYFQTYENHSALSKAGFLRNPEHKTPVFVRFSTVQGPRGSGDTVRDVRGFAVKFFTDEGNFDLVGNNMPVFFIQDAIKFPDFVHAVKPEPHNEIPTGGSAHDTFWDFVSLQPESAHMVLWAMSDRAIPKSLRTMQGFGIHTFRLINTEGKSSFVKFHWHPKVGTCSLVWDEAQKLAGKDTDHHRRDLWEAIEGGDYPEWELGVQIVAEEDEHKFDFDLLDPTKIIPEELVPITPLGKMVLNRNPDNFFAEVEQVAFCPGHIVPGIDFTNDPLLQGRLFSYTDTQISRLGGPNFHELPINRPVTPFHNGQRDAQHRTVIDKGRAAYEPNSIDGGWPKETPPAAQDGGFETYYERVDANKVRERSESFGDHFSQATLFFHSMSHHEKEHIIAAYSFELGKVEREFIRARQVNEILANIDLELAKRVAQNLGLPAPTKGTVAPRKSSLKESPALSQVNLLSGDIKTRKVAILAANGVEGAAIAALKKALEAEGAHAKLLGPTSAPVTTADGKSLKVDASMEGMPSIAFDAVFVPGGAKSVQALSGDGVALHFLLEAYKHLKAITVASDAKPLLDLLKLEVDAGLIVGSDAKAFKAFFAAIAQHRVWDREPKAKAIPA from the coding sequence ATGAGTACCAAGAAGCCAGCTACCCCGCCGAAGAGTGAGCTTGCGGGCACCGACACCCTGGACCGTGGCAACACCAACGCCAAGCTGCAGGCCTTGGAGGAATTCCGTTCCGACGCGACCGGCCAGGCGCTGCGCACCAACCAAGGCGTAAAGATTTCCGATAACCAGAACACCCTCAAAGTTGGCGCCCGTGGCCCGTCGCTGCTGGAAGACTTCATCATGCGTGAAAAGATCACGCACTTTGACCACGAGCGCATCCCGGAGCGCATCGTGCATGCCCGCGGTACGGGCGCCCATGGTTACTTCCAGACCTATGAGAACCATTCGGCGCTGAGCAAGGCCGGTTTCCTGCGTAACCCTGAGCATAAAACCCCGGTGTTCGTGCGCTTCTCCACCGTACAGGGCCCGCGTGGTTCGGGCGATACGGTGCGTGACGTGCGCGGCTTTGCCGTGAAGTTCTTCACCGACGAAGGCAACTTCGACCTGGTGGGCAACAACATGCCGGTGTTTTTCATTCAGGACGCGATCAAGTTTCCCGACTTCGTGCACGCAGTAAAACCTGAGCCCCACAACGAGATTCCTACCGGCGGCTCGGCCCATGACACGTTCTGGGATTTTGTCTCGCTGCAGCCGGAATCGGCGCACATGGTGCTGTGGGCCATGTCCGACCGTGCCATCCCCAAAAGCCTGCGCACCATGCAGGGCTTTGGTATTCACACGTTCCGCTTGATCAATACCGAAGGAAAGTCGAGCTTCGTGAAGTTCCACTGGCATCCCAAAGTCGGCACCTGCTCGCTGGTGTGGGACGAAGCGCAAAAGCTTGCCGGTAAAGACACCGATCACCACCGTCGCGACTTGTGGGAAGCGATTGAGGGCGGCGACTACCCTGAGTGGGAGTTGGGCGTACAAATCGTTGCGGAAGAGGACGAACACAAGTTCGACTTCGACCTGCTCGACCCGACCAAGATCATCCCCGAAGAGCTGGTGCCGATTACGCCGCTGGGCAAGATGGTGCTGAACCGTAACCCGGACAACTTCTTCGCCGAAGTCGAACAGGTCGCCTTCTGCCCAGGCCACATCGTGCCGGGTATCGACTTCACTAACGACCCGCTGCTGCAAGGCCGTCTGTTTTCCTACACGGACACACAGATCAGCCGTCTCGGTGGCCCGAACTTTCATGAGCTGCCGATTAACCGGCCGGTGACGCCGTTCCATAACGGCCAGCGCGACGCCCAGCATCGCACCGTGATCGACAAAGGCCGTGCGGCCTATGAGCCGAACTCGATTGATGGCGGCTGGCCGAAAGAAACCCCACCGGCTGCGCAGGATGGCGGTTTCGAGACCTATTACGAGCGCGTCGACGCCAACAAGGTGCGTGAGCGCAGTGAGTCGTTTGGCGACCACTTCTCGCAAGCCACGTTGTTTTTCCACAGCATGAGCCACCACGAGAAAGAGCACATCATTGCGGCCTACAGCTTCGAGTTGGGCAAGGTGGAGCGCGAGTTTATCCGTGCCCGTCAGGTCAATGAGATTTTGGCCAATATCGACCTGGAACTGGCCAAGCGCGTTGCGCAGAATCTCGGCTTACCGGCGCCGACCAAAGGCACTGTGGCGCCGCGTAAGTCCTCGCTGAAAGAGTCGCCGGCATTGAGCCAGGTGAACCTGCTCTCGGGCGATATCAAGACGCGCAAAGTCGCGATCCTGGCGGCTAACGGTGTAGAGGGTGCAGCGATTGCCGCGCTGAAGAAGGCGCTGGAGGCTGAGGGCGCACACGCCAAACTGCTGGGGCCGACGTCGGCACCGGTGACCACCGCCGATGGCAAGAGCCTGAAGGTGGATGCGTCAATGGAAGGCATGCCGTCGATTGCGTTTGACGCGGTGTTTGTACCGGGTGGCGCCAAGTCGGTGCAGGCATTGAGTGGCGATGGCGTGGCGTTGCACTTCCTGTTGGAGGCGTACAAGCATTTGAAGGCGATTACGGTTGCCAGTGATGCCAAACCGTTGTTGGATCTGCTGAAGCTGGAAGTGGATGCGGGGTTGATCGTTGGGTCGGATGCCAAAGCATTTAAGGCGTTTTTCGCCGCGATTGCACAGCATCGGGTTTGGGATCGTGAGCCTAAGGCTAAGGCGATTCCGGCTTAA
- the znuC gene encoding zinc ABC transporter ATP-binding protein ZnuC encodes MSNALIRLEQVGVTFAGQNVLDNIALSVEPGQIVTLIGPNGAGKTTLVRAVLGLLKPDTGSVWRKPKLRVGYMPQKLHVDPTLPLSVLRFLRLVPGVDRARAQGALKEVGAEQVIDSPVQSISGGEMQRVLLARALLREPELLVLDEPVQGVDVAGQAELYSLITRLRDRHGCGVLMVSHDLHLVMSTTDQVVCLNRHVCCSGHPEQVSSDPAFVELFGKNAQSLAIYHHHHDHAHDLHGAVVDDPATPHTHVHGDSCKHG; translated from the coding sequence ATGAGCAACGCGTTAATCCGCCTGGAACAGGTTGGGGTCACGTTCGCCGGGCAAAACGTGCTGGATAACATCGCGCTCAGCGTGGAGCCCGGGCAGATCGTCACCCTGATCGGCCCCAACGGCGCCGGCAAGACCACCCTGGTGCGTGCCGTGCTCGGCCTGCTCAAGCCTGACACCGGCAGCGTGTGGCGCAAGCCGAAGCTGCGCGTGGGCTACATGCCGCAAAAACTGCACGTCGACCCGACATTGCCGCTGTCCGTGCTGCGTTTTTTGCGCCTGGTACCCGGTGTAGACCGCGCCCGCGCGCAGGGTGCGCTCAAGGAAGTCGGTGCCGAACAGGTGATCGACAGCCCGGTGCAAAGCATCTCCGGCGGCGAAATGCAGCGCGTGCTGCTGGCCCGCGCCTTATTGCGCGAGCCCGAGTTGCTGGTGCTTGATGAGCCCGTGCAAGGCGTCGACGTCGCCGGCCAGGCCGAGCTGTACAGCCTGATCACCCGCCTGCGCGACCGCCATGGCTGCGGCGTGCTGATGGTCTCCCACGACCTGCACTTAGTGATGAGCACCACCGACCAAGTGGTGTGCCTCAACCGTCACGTATGCTGCTCCGGCCACCCGGAGCAGGTCAGTAGCGACCCGGCGTTTGTCGAACTGTTCGGCAAAAACGCCCAGAGCCTGGCGATTTACCACCACCATCACGACCACGCTCATGATTTGCATGGCGCTGTAGTCGACGATCCCGCCACACCCCATACCCACGTCCATGGAGATAGCTGCAAGCATGGCTGA
- the cyoE gene encoding heme o synthase, with the protein MATLIGARHDQAIWRDYLELTKPKVVVLMLITSLVGMFLATRAGVPWAVLIFGNLGIALCAGGAAAVNHVVDRRIDAVMARTHKRPMAEGRVSPVAALAFALFLAVAGLALLLAFTNPLAAWLTLASLLGYAVIYTGFLKRATPQNIVIGGLAGAAPPLLGWVAVTGHVSAEPLLLVLIIFAWTPPHFWALAIHRKEEYAKADIPMLPVTHGEHYTKVHILLYTFALLAVSLLPYVIHMSGLLYLACALVLGGRFLQWAWVLYRGSKPHAAINTFKYSIWYLFLLFIALLVDHYLLLNL; encoded by the coding sequence ATGGCGACCTTGATCGGCGCGCGTCACGATCAGGCGATCTGGCGGGACTATTTGGAGCTGACCAAGCCGAAAGTGGTGGTGCTGATGCTCATCACATCGCTGGTGGGCATGTTCCTCGCGACCCGCGCCGGTGTGCCGTGGGCGGTGCTGATTTTCGGCAACTTGGGCATTGCCCTGTGTGCCGGTGGCGCGGCGGCGGTCAACCATGTGGTGGATCGGCGCATTGATGCAGTCATGGCGCGCACGCATAAACGGCCAATGGCAGAAGGGCGCGTGTCGCCAGTGGCCGCCCTGGCCTTTGCTTTGTTTCTGGCTGTTGCAGGTTTGGCCCTGCTGCTGGCGTTTACCAACCCCTTGGCGGCGTGGCTGACGCTGGCCTCGCTGCTCGGTTATGCGGTGATCTACACCGGGTTTCTCAAGCGCGCGACGCCGCAAAATATTGTCATCGGCGGCCTCGCTGGCGCCGCGCCGCCGCTGCTGGGTTGGGTTGCGGTTACCGGGCATGTCAGCGCCGAGCCGCTGCTGCTGGTGTTGATCATCTTCGCCTGGACCCCGCCACACTTCTGGGCCCTGGCCATTCACCGCAAGGAGGAATACGCCAAGGCCGACATCCCCATGCTGCCGGTCACCCACGGCGAGCATTACACCAAGGTGCATATCCTGCTCTACACCTTCGCCCTGTTGGCGGTAAGCCTGTTGCCGTATGTGATCCACATGAGCGGCCTGCTGTACCTGGCGTGCGCGTTAGTATTGGGCGGGCGCTTTCTGCAATGGGCCTGGGTGCTGTACCGTGGCAGCAAGCCGCACGCGGCGATCAACACGTTCAAGTACTCTATCTGGTACCTGTTCCTGCTGTTTATCGCGCTGCTCGTAGACCACTACTTACTGTTGAACCTATGA
- a CDS encoding MetQ/NlpA family ABC transporter substrate-binding protein, whose product MKKLLVAFAAVAAFSAHAAETITVAASPVPHAQILEFVKPALAKEGVDLQVKVFTDYVQPNVQVAEKRLDANFFQHQPYLNEFNKTKGTHLVSVAAVHLEPLGAYSSKYKKLEDLPDGANVVIPNDATNGGRALLLLAKHNLITLKDPTDILSTIKDISGNPKKLKFRELEAATLPRVLTQVDLALINTNYALEAKLDPSKDALVIEGNDSPYVNILVTRDDNKDSDAVKKLVAALHSPEVKAFILEKYKGAILPAF is encoded by the coding sequence ATGAAAAAACTACTGGTTGCTTTCGCCGCCGTTGCCGCGTTTTCCGCCCACGCTGCCGAGACTATTACAGTCGCCGCATCGCCTGTGCCTCACGCGCAAATCCTCGAATTCGTGAAACCTGCACTCGCTAAAGAAGGCGTGGATTTGCAGGTCAAAGTTTTCACCGACTACGTGCAGCCAAACGTCCAGGTGGCTGAAAAGCGCCTGGACGCTAACTTCTTCCAGCACCAGCCGTACCTGAATGAGTTCAACAAAACCAAAGGCACTCACCTGGTGAGCGTCGCCGCTGTGCATCTGGAGCCACTGGGCGCCTACTCCAGCAAGTACAAAAAGCTGGAAGACCTGCCTGACGGCGCTAACGTCGTGATCCCGAACGACGCCACCAACGGCGGCCGCGCATTGCTGCTGCTGGCCAAGCACAACCTGATCACCCTGAAGGACCCGACAGACATCCTGTCGACCATCAAGGACATCTCCGGTAACCCGAAAAAGCTGAAATTCCGCGAACTGGAAGCCGCCACCCTGCCGCGCGTGCTGACCCAGGTCGACCTGGCGCTGATCAACACCAACTACGCGCTGGAAGCCAAACTAGACCCGTCCAAGGACGCCCTGGTGATCGAAGGCAACGACTCGCCTTACGTCAACATCCTGGTGACCCGCGACGACAACAAAGACTCGGACGCCGTGAAGAAGCTGGTAGCAGCCCTGCACTCGCCGGAAGTCAAAGCGTTCATTCTTGAGAAGTACAAAGGCGCGATTCTGCCGGCGTTCTGA
- the zur gene encoding zinc uptake transcriptional repressor Zur: MPKTPLASRPHDHSHCVHTALSEADTLCAQKGLRLTALRRRVLELVWQSHKPLGAYDILGVLSEQDGRRAAPPTVYRALDFLLENGLVHRIASLNAFVGCNHPEHAHQGQFLICRECHAAIELEQKSISDAIIKSSAEVGFRVEGQTVEVVGLCSGCQGA; encoded by the coding sequence ATGCCTAAAACACCGCTTGCCAGCCGTCCCCACGACCACTCTCACTGCGTGCACACCGCGCTGTCGGAGGCCGATACCCTGTGCGCACAAAAGGGCCTTCGCCTGACCGCGTTGCGTCGTCGGGTGCTGGAACTGGTGTGGCAAAGCCACAAGCCGCTGGGCGCCTATGACATTCTGGGCGTGCTCAGCGAGCAGGACGGCCGCCGCGCCGCGCCGCCAACGGTGTACCGCGCGCTGGATTTCCTGCTGGAAAACGGCCTAGTGCACCGCATTGCCTCGCTCAACGCCTTCGTCGGCTGCAACCACCCGGAACACGCGCACCAAGGCCAGTTCCTGATTTGCCGCGAGTGCCACGCCGCCATTGAGCTTGAACAAAAAAGCATCAGCGACGCCATTATCAAGAGCTCGGCCGAGGTCGGCTTCAGGGTCGAAGGGCAAACGGTCGAAGTGGTCGGGCTCTGCTCGGGTTGCCAGGGGGCTTGA
- a CDS encoding methionine ABC transporter permease, producing MDVLLHYFDKVDWADIWVATGDTMLMLSTSLFFTVLVGLPLGILLFLFSPRQLLEQKATYGVLAFIVNAIRSLPFIILLIVMIPTTIFITGTSLGVAGAIPPLVVGASTFFARLVETALREVDRGIIEATQAMGATTRQIIVKALLPEAKPGIIAAITVTAIALVGYTAMAGVVGAGGLGDLAIRYGYQRFQDDVMVVTVVMLIVLVQILQTIGDKLVTHYSRK from the coding sequence ATGGACGTGTTACTGCATTACTTCGACAAAGTTGACTGGGCTGATATCTGGGTTGCCACGGGCGACACCATGCTGATGCTCAGCACTTCGCTGTTTTTCACCGTACTGGTGGGCCTGCCGCTGGGCATTCTGCTGTTCCTGTTCAGCCCACGTCAGTTGCTCGAGCAGAAAGCCACTTATGGCGTGCTGGCCTTCATCGTCAACGCTATACGCTCTCTGCCGTTTATCATTCTGCTGATTGTGATGATCCCTACTACGATCTTTATCACGGGCACTTCGCTTGGCGTGGCCGGCGCGATTCCCCCGTTGGTGGTAGGCGCTTCGACGTTCTTCGCGCGGCTGGTCGAAACCGCCTTGCGCGAGGTGGATCGCGGCATCATCGAAGCGACCCAGGCCATGGGCGCCACCACGCGGCAGATCATCGTCAAGGCACTGCTGCCCGAGGCAAAGCCCGGCATCATTGCTGCAATCACCGTCACCGCAATTGCCCTGGTGGGCTACACCGCCATGGCGGGCGTAGTGGGTGCCGGTGGGTTGGGTGACCTGGCAATCCGTTATGGCTACCAGCGTTTCCAGGACGATGTCATGGTCGTCACCGTCGTCATGTTGATTGTGCTGGTACAAATTCTGCAAACCATCGGCGACAAGCTGGTGACACACTATTCTCGAAAATAA